Proteins co-encoded in one Bremerella sp. TYQ1 genomic window:
- a CDS encoding UDP-glucose/GDP-mannose dehydrogenase family protein: protein MKLAVIGTGYVGLVTGTCFSDLGNDVTCIDVNEAKVEGLKKGIIPIYEPGLSELVLRNHEEGRLNFTTNAADVIPEADVVYIAVGTPQSDSGAADLSAVWKVVEGIAPLLREDAVVVVKSTVPVGTNGKVFDMLKKLCGREMNVASNPEFLKEGSAISDFMYPDRVVCGVRNKAAEEILQTLHAPLVRTGKPILFMSPESSELTKYAANALLATKISFINEIANLSEKVGADINDVRIGMGHDQRIGFQFLFPGLGYGGSCFPKDVRALASLAETLELQPKIMRAVDEVNVYQRASLVRKIDTYFQGDVAGKTFAVWGLAFKPKTDDIREAPSLELLNYLVEKGAKIRVHDPEAMENVQELYGDKIQKYCKSEMEAVEGADCLAINTEWNEYRTPDFKKLKAKMNSPLVFDGRNLFDLAAMEKNGFTYYSVGRRSVDSSKS from the coding sequence ATGAAGCTAGCAGTCATTGGGACAGGCTACGTTGGCCTTGTGACGGGGACTTGTTTCTCCGACTTGGGAAATGATGTTACGTGCATCGATGTCAACGAAGCCAAAGTCGAAGGCCTGAAAAAGGGGATCATCCCGATCTACGAGCCTGGGCTTTCGGAATTGGTCCTGCGAAATCATGAAGAAGGCCGGCTGAACTTTACGACCAATGCGGCGGATGTTATCCCCGAAGCGGACGTAGTTTATATCGCTGTCGGGACGCCGCAGTCCGATAGCGGCGCCGCCGATCTTTCTGCTGTTTGGAAAGTCGTCGAAGGAATCGCCCCACTGCTTCGCGAAGATGCGGTAGTCGTCGTCAAAAGTACCGTGCCGGTCGGAACCAACGGCAAAGTCTTCGATATGCTGAAGAAGCTGTGCGGCCGCGAAATGAACGTCGCAAGCAATCCTGAGTTTTTGAAAGAAGGCTCGGCGATCTCGGACTTCATGTATCCTGATCGCGTCGTGTGCGGTGTACGAAACAAAGCTGCCGAAGAAATCCTGCAAACACTGCATGCCCCGCTTGTCAGAACCGGAAAGCCCATTCTGTTCATGAGCCCCGAGAGTTCGGAACTGACCAAGTATGCCGCGAATGCTCTGTTGGCGACAAAGATCAGCTTCATCAACGAGATCGCCAATCTCAGCGAAAAAGTAGGTGCCGACATCAATGATGTACGCATCGGTATGGGGCACGATCAGCGCATCGGTTTTCAGTTCCTGTTTCCCGGCTTGGGATATGGAGGAAGCTGCTTTCCAAAAGATGTGCGAGCTCTGGCGTCGTTGGCAGAAACACTTGAACTGCAGCCCAAGATCATGCGAGCTGTGGATGAGGTCAACGTTTATCAGCGGGCTTCGCTGGTTCGGAAGATCGATACCTATTTTCAAGGCGACGTCGCTGGTAAGACGTTTGCCGTTTGGGGCTTGGCATTCAAGCCGAAGACCGACGATATCCGCGAAGCTCCTTCGCTGGAACTGTTGAACTATTTGGTTGAAAAAGGGGCGAAGATTCGCGTTCACGACCCTGAAGCGATGGAAAATGTGCAAGAGTTGTATGGCGACAAGATCCAGAAGTATTGCAAGAGCGAGATGGAAGCGGTCGAAGGGGCTGACTGTCTGGCAATCAATACAGAGTGGAACGAATACCGCACGCCTGACTTCAAGAAACTGAAAGCGAAGATGAATTCGCCGCTAGTGTTCGACGGTCGCAATTTGTTCGATCTGGCCGCCATGGAAAAAAATGGCTTCACGTACTATTCCGTAGGCCGACGTTCGGTGGATTCTTCTAAGTCGTAA
- a CDS encoding TIGR01777 family oxidoreductase: MTSTTSVPRVVIAGGSGFLGVSLADHLLKRGWQVDILSRSPPKASAPWRHFAWDGRTLGDWSECLEGCTALVNLAGRSVDCIKTVANQDEILRSRIESTRVLGQAMRSLDLPPPVWVQMSTAHIYGDPLTQLCTESSAYGLGLAPTVGQAWEAEFDDAKLSSQRGMILRTSFVVGRNRGCGGGALDRLALLTRIGLGGRIGSGKQGFSWIHEADMNRLFQRAITNDSMHGVYIASSPNPVSQATFMKALRTAIGNPIGLPAFSWMVRIGAPLFLRTDPDLALYGRYVCSERLAAEGFEFTFAEIGPALQDLFQG; this comes from the coding sequence GTGACCTCAACAACATCGGTCCCACGGGTTGTTATCGCCGGGGGCAGTGGTTTTCTCGGCGTTTCGCTTGCCGATCATCTTTTGAAACGTGGCTGGCAAGTCGACATCCTCTCGCGAAGCCCTCCTAAAGCAAGTGCTCCATGGCGGCATTTTGCCTGGGACGGGCGAACGCTCGGCGATTGGAGCGAATGCCTTGAAGGCTGTACCGCCTTGGTCAATCTCGCTGGCCGCAGCGTCGACTGCATTAAAACGGTTGCGAACCAGGATGAAATCCTTCGATCCCGGATCGAATCGACACGCGTCCTGGGGCAAGCCATGCGGTCGCTTGATTTGCCACCTCCGGTTTGGGTTCAAATGAGCACAGCTCATATCTATGGAGATCCGCTGACTCAGCTGTGCACGGAATCGTCGGCCTACGGACTGGGTCTCGCACCGACGGTAGGACAAGCGTGGGAAGCAGAGTTCGATGATGCGAAACTTTCTTCCCAGCGAGGCATGATTCTCCGTACCAGTTTCGTCGTCGGTCGAAATCGCGGATGCGGCGGAGGCGCGTTGGATCGGCTTGCCTTGCTCACACGCATCGGACTTGGAGGCCGTATCGGAAGCGGTAAACAAGGCTTCAGTTGGATTCACGAAGCCGACATGAATCGGCTGTTTCAGCGTGCCATTACGAACGATTCGATGCACGGCGTTTATATCGCCTCGTCACCCAACCCCGTATCGCAGGCCACGTTCATGAAGGCTTTACGCACAGCGATTGGCAATCCTATTGGGCTGCCGGCGTTTTCGTGGATGGTCCGAATTGGTGCCCCGCTCTTTCTTCGCACCGATCCCGATCTTGCACTGTATGGTCGTTACGTCTGTTCCGAGCGACTTGCTGCGGAAGGCTTTGAATTTACATTCGCTGAAATCGGTCCAGCATTGCAAGATCTTTTTCAGGGCTGA
- the sugE gene encoding quaternary ammonium compound efflux SMR transporter SugE: MAWWILFAAGLLEIVWAIGLKYTEGFTRFWPSCITAAALVGSMYLLSVAVRDLPIGTAYAVWVGIGAAGTAILGMTILNEPVSLARLFFVALLGVAIIGLKLSVPTT, encoded by the coding sequence ATGGCTTGGTGGATTCTCTTTGCGGCCGGTCTCTTGGAAATTGTTTGGGCAATCGGTCTGAAATATACCGAAGGTTTTACCCGCTTCTGGCCCAGCTGTATCACTGCTGCTGCACTTGTCGGCAGTATGTATCTGTTGTCCGTTGCCGTTCGGGACTTGCCGATCGGAACGGCTTATGCAGTTTGGGTTGGAATTGGCGCAGCAGGAACTGCCATTTTGGGCATGACCATTCTGAACGAGCCTGTTTCCCTCGCTCGGCTATTCTTCGTAGCCCTGTTGGGTGTTGCCATTATTGGGCTGAAACTAAGCGTTCCAACCACGTGA
- a CDS encoding UDP-glucuronic acid decarboxylase family protein, with translation MSQIKRILVAGGAGFLGSRICEQLVEQGHDVICVDNFFTSQKSNITHLLAKPNFEVIRHDIIHPLWLEVDEIYNMACPAAPGHYQFNPIKTMKTSVMGSINLLGMAKRCRAKYLFASTSEIYGDPEVHPQPETYRGSVNTLGIRACYDEGKRAAETLCMDYHRMNGVQVRIVRIFNTYGPRMHPYDGRVISNFIRQAFTGDPITIYGNGAQTRSFCYRDDLIDGIIKLMASDQVGPINIGNPKEFSIKQLAELVVQLTGSKSEVIYTDLPADDPRQRQPDITLARKHLGWEPYTELEDGLKKTIDWFKTIDLSQYRPPTPNF, from the coding sequence ATGTCTCAGATCAAACGTATTTTGGTGGCTGGCGGCGCTGGCTTTCTCGGCTCGCGGATTTGCGAGCAGCTCGTTGAGCAAGGGCACGACGTCATCTGCGTCGATAACTTCTTTACGAGCCAAAAGTCGAACATCACCCACTTGCTTGCCAAGCCAAACTTCGAGGTGATTCGTCACGATATCATTCACCCGCTGTGGCTCGAAGTGGATGAAATCTACAACATGGCGTGCCCCGCAGCGCCTGGGCACTATCAGTTCAATCCGATCAAGACGATGAAAACGTCGGTGATGGGATCGATCAACTTGCTGGGCATGGCCAAGCGTTGTCGCGCGAAATATTTGTTTGCTTCGACGAGCGAGATCTATGGTGACCCGGAAGTTCACCCTCAGCCAGAAACCTATCGGGGAAGTGTCAACACGCTTGGCATTCGGGCATGCTACGACGAAGGGAAGCGTGCCGCGGAAACGCTTTGCATGGACTATCACCGAATGAACGGTGTTCAGGTTCGCATAGTGCGAATCTTCAATACGTACGGACCTCGTATGCATCCGTACGATGGCCGAGTGATTTCCAATTTCATCCGCCAGGCATTCACCGGCGATCCGATTACTATTTACGGCAACGGCGCCCAGACGCGGTCGTTCTGTTATCGCGACGACCTGATCGACGGCATTATTAAGTTGATGGCATCCGATCAAGTCGGCCCAATCAACATCGGGAATCCCAAAGAGTTCTCGATCAAGCAGCTCGCGGAATTGGTTGTCCAGCTGACTGGATCGAAGTCGGAGGTGATTTATACCGATCTGCCGGCTGACGATCCGAGACAACGCCAGCCCGACATTACGTTGGCTCGGAAGCATCTCGGATGGGAACCGTACACCGAATTGGAAGATGGACTTAAGAAGACCATTGATTGGTTCAAGACGATCGATCTGTCGCAGTACCGACCTCCGACGCCTAACTTCTAA
- a CDS encoding MBL fold metallo-hydrolase, with translation MLDASALRQIPANDPFLQVTHSMAIIHPGILEVRAPALNFFVLRDERGLYIVDGGFIGGIRLLQKTLRLHGWQREPICGIIVTHGHLDHILNVRYLAETHQAWIAAPKLDADHYAGRPKYRGQSRVTGWLEAIGRVALAYRKFTPDHWLKDGDQLNIFSGMKVVHLPGHTAGHVGFWIEEARLLLTCDLFVSYTGSARLPLDIFNADSDQNLRSIGKALALKPDGVLPNHGSHASPQEHLRRMTELYQRHRHRIEADHS, from the coding sequence TTGCTCGACGCATCTGCGTTAAGACAGATACCCGCGAACGATCCGTTTCTGCAAGTAACTCATTCGATGGCAATTATCCATCCCGGCATTCTGGAAGTGCGAGCTCCGGCACTGAATTTTTTCGTCCTGCGAGACGAGCGGGGGCTGTATATCGTCGATGGGGGTTTTATCGGTGGTATTCGCTTGTTACAGAAAACGTTGCGATTACATGGTTGGCAGCGAGAACCGATTTGCGGCATCATTGTTACGCATGGACATCTCGATCATATTTTGAATGTCCGCTATCTGGCAGAAACGCATCAGGCCTGGATCGCCGCGCCAAAGCTGGATGCGGATCATTACGCTGGTCGACCGAAATACCGTGGGCAGTCGCGCGTTACCGGTTGGCTGGAAGCGATCGGACGCGTGGCACTCGCGTATCGCAAGTTTACTCCAGACCATTGGCTGAAAGATGGAGATCAACTGAATATCTTTTCAGGGATGAAGGTCGTTCATTTGCCAGGCCACACGGCAGGGCATGTCGGTTTTTGGATTGAAGAAGCCCGCCTGCTTTTGACATGCGATTTGTTTGTTAGCTACACCGGATCCGCGCGGCTTCCGCTCGATATTTTCAATGCGGACTCGGATCAGAACCTACGCAGTATCGGCAAAGCTCTTGCGCTAAAGCCTGACGGAGTGCTGCCGAATCATGGCAGTCACGCTTCGCCTCAAGAGCATCTTCGGCGAATGACTGAACTATACCAACGCCATCGACACCGCATTGAAGCGGATCATTCGTGA
- a CDS encoding LamG domain-containing protein, with translation MVFALVAISAAKTHAQTVLLVTSQNGSLTSEESARRSSFQSWGYTVTTVWAGSSQLEIDNAVASAVVAYIPEDVVSGDLNTKLRLAPIGVINEENLLDDDLGFSDAVGSERSGTQIYLTQFNSTLTIVSSSQPLSQMNGTLAPGLTVMARTTNTGPVTVGTIEKGAALANTINGNSAAAGRRVRMPFGGNNFVWASLNSNGLAVVQEALNWARQSMEQLELHWRLDDGSGANVADASGNYRHGAFQTGTPQWTTGPRDGAIDFSGSNDIRSNAHYDPPARGTVAFWMKRDDALAGIERLLGTGEDWEVALLADGRLAFDLGIGGTVSGFVTDITLVERDRWYHVVGVYDSVDDTYAIYLDGELHKAGSYGLVDQSANYLSVGSRTGLSTERYNGTIDDLRIYNYELDAEEVAELHGLIGHWKFDEATGTIAADSTAFGNNATLNGATWTTDCVGNVAVAFDGANDFAATDATFTPPAEGTIAFWFQSTAPANAHQRLWGVGGDFEMRQATDGTLFCDVTVEGHAAGFATNEPLVEAKWYHIVATYDTEDETYAIYLNGELHRSGTSSVDMTPQTAATLSFGTRTGSTEYWQGSMRDFRIYNRKILTPEILELSGVLAHYRLDELNGSVALDSSLAQLHGTYYGAPSLGASGPNSDELGTAIELDGTTQYVSSERSLLSNLTQFTLAGWVRLDSLTNNRSFFGQNDVVEFGLNQTSNRIHFWTSNGGFVNVDGELNTGRWTHIAAVGDGTSLYVYVNGELVGVGGTSIGGGTYGSSGYAFKIGEGVYNSSGDYLDGRVDDVRIFSRALCASEIQELADGYQVNGIRIIRWTEVQ, from the coding sequence GTGGTTTTCGCACTCGTGGCGATTTCCGCGGCGAAAACGCATGCCCAGACAGTGTTGCTGGTGACTTCTCAGAACGGCAGCTTGACCAGCGAAGAGTCGGCCCGACGCAGTTCGTTTCAGTCGTGGGGCTACACCGTGACAACCGTTTGGGCCGGGTCATCCCAACTTGAAATCGACAACGCCGTCGCCTCCGCCGTCGTGGCTTACATTCCCGAGGACGTCGTCAGTGGCGACCTCAACACAAAGCTACGCCTGGCACCGATCGGGGTGATCAACGAAGAGAACCTGTTAGATGACGATCTCGGCTTTTCCGACGCCGTAGGATCGGAGCGATCCGGGACACAGATTTACCTGACGCAATTCAATTCCACGCTGACAATCGTCTCGTCCTCGCAGCCACTTTCGCAGATGAACGGCACGTTAGCCCCAGGGTTAACGGTGATGGCCAGGACGACAAACACCGGGCCTGTGACCGTTGGTACGATTGAAAAAGGCGCGGCACTAGCCAATACGATCAATGGTAACTCGGCCGCCGCTGGTCGACGCGTGCGGATGCCATTCGGCGGTAACAATTTTGTCTGGGCTTCACTCAATAGCAACGGCCTGGCGGTGGTTCAGGAAGCACTCAACTGGGCTCGTCAATCGATGGAACAGTTGGAATTGCATTGGCGACTGGACGATGGTTCCGGAGCGAATGTGGCTGATGCGTCCGGAAATTATCGGCATGGCGCCTTTCAAACCGGAACACCACAATGGACGACTGGACCACGGGACGGGGCGATTGATTTTAGCGGTTCCAACGACATCCGCTCCAACGCCCATTACGATCCGCCTGCGCGAGGAACGGTCGCATTTTGGATGAAGCGTGACGACGCTTTGGCGGGGATCGAACGCCTGTTGGGAACGGGAGAAGACTGGGAAGTAGCACTGTTGGCCGATGGACGGCTCGCATTCGATTTGGGGATTGGCGGCACCGTCAGTGGGTTCGTCACTGACATTACGTTGGTCGAGCGAGATCGCTGGTACCACGTGGTCGGCGTGTACGATTCGGTCGACGATACCTATGCGATTTACCTCGATGGCGAACTGCACAAAGCTGGTAGCTACGGCTTGGTGGATCAGTCGGCCAATTACCTTTCAGTTGGTTCACGAACCGGCTTAAGCACCGAGCGATACAACGGCACAATTGATGACCTGCGAATTTACAACTACGAGTTAGACGCGGAAGAAGTCGCCGAGCTGCATGGGTTGATCGGGCACTGGAAATTCGACGAAGCGACAGGAACCATCGCTGCCGATAGCACGGCTTTCGGCAACAACGCAACACTGAACGGTGCAACATGGACGACCGATTGCGTAGGCAATGTGGCGGTTGCATTCGACGGGGCGAATGACTTCGCGGCGACCGATGCCACGTTCACGCCTCCTGCGGAAGGGACCATCGCATTTTGGTTTCAAAGCACAGCTCCGGCCAATGCCCATCAACGATTGTGGGGCGTTGGCGGCGACTTCGAGATGCGACAGGCAACCGACGGAACACTTTTTTGCGACGTGACCGTCGAAGGCCATGCGGCTGGCTTTGCCACGAATGAGCCGTTGGTCGAAGCGAAGTGGTACCACATCGTGGCGACCTATGACACCGAAGACGAAACCTATGCGATTTACTTGAATGGCGAACTGCACCGAAGTGGAACGTCATCAGTCGATATGACTCCGCAAACCGCGGCCACGCTATCCTTCGGTACCCGAACAGGTTCAACCGAATATTGGCAAGGCTCCATGCGGGACTTTCGGATCTACAATCGCAAGATTTTGACGCCAGAGATCTTGGAGTTATCCGGCGTTTTGGCTCACTATCGTTTGGATGAATTGAACGGCTCGGTCGCATTGGATTCATCGCTTGCCCAGTTGCATGGAACCTACTACGGAGCCCCAAGTTTAGGTGCCAGCGGGCCGAACTCGGATGAGCTAGGAACCGCGATCGAACTGGATGGGACGACGCAGTATGTTTCCAGCGAACGAAGCTTGCTGAGCAACTTGACGCAGTTCACATTGGCCGGTTGGGTTCGGTTGGACTCGTTGACCAACAATCGATCATTCTTCGGACAGAACGACGTGGTCGAGTTTGGCTTGAATCAGACATCCAACCGCATTCACTTTTGGACATCAAACGGTGGCTTTGTCAACGTAGACGGCGAACTCAACACTGGCCGTTGGACCCACATCGCTGCCGTTGGAGATGGGACTTCGTTGTACGTTTACGTCAACGGCGAACTGGTCGGTGTCGGGGGCACTTCGATCGGAGGTGGAACCTACGGAAGCAGCGGCTACGCGTTCAAGATCGGCGAAGGGGTCTACAATTCTTCGGGAGATTACTTGGACGGACGCGTCGATGATGTCCGCATTTTCAGCCGAGCCCTGTGTGCCAGTGAAATTCAAGAGCTCGCCGATGGCTACCAGGTGAATGGGATTCGCATCATTCGCTGGACCGAAGTACAGTAG
- a CDS encoding alkaline phosphatase PhoX: MAETKSRREFLSDTFSVAGAFAVGSALSTFGERTALGEMAKQSLPLIPVRDEATGLPLLRLPEGFRYMSYGWTGDEMADGQPTPPAHDGMGVVGKKGNQLLLTRNHEMSTIGPAFHFKEGSPFDPSATGGCTQVVFDTRREQFVSSYGAISGTVRNCAGGVTPWASWLTCEETLNGPEDGNDLARYEKNHGWVFEVPADGTATAEPIKDMGRFVHEAVAVDRKTGYVYLTEDQSHAGFYRFRPHQPGKLAAGGILEIAEVVGQEDLQGGFPDGSTFPVRWHRIANPALERTSPDSKVESVFDQGKKLGGSTFTRLEGCWYGNDLIYFDATDGGAAKAGQIWQFDPQKQTVTLLYESRSKRILNMPDNLCVSPLGGLILCEDNDYAGEDPLPQRMLALTKDGRLSNFAENNIVLNGEHNGIKGSYVDKEWAGSTFSPDGKWLFANIQTPGVTFAITGPWDDFLV; the protein is encoded by the coding sequence ATGGCCGAGACGAAATCGCGACGCGAGTTTTTGAGCGATACCTTTTCTGTAGCAGGAGCTTTTGCCGTTGGCAGTGCCTTGTCGACGTTTGGCGAAAGGACTGCTCTCGGTGAAATGGCAAAGCAGTCGTTGCCATTAATCCCCGTTCGTGACGAAGCGACCGGGCTTCCTTTGCTGCGGCTCCCGGAAGGCTTTCGCTATATGTCCTACGGCTGGACCGGCGATGAAATGGCTGACGGTCAACCGACGCCGCCAGCTCATGACGGCATGGGGGTCGTGGGGAAAAAGGGGAATCAACTCCTTCTCACTCGTAACCATGAAATGAGCACGATTGGGCCAGCATTTCACTTTAAAGAAGGCAGTCCCTTTGATCCGTCGGCCACCGGGGGCTGCACTCAGGTGGTCTTCGATACCCGACGAGAGCAGTTCGTTAGTAGCTACGGTGCTATCTCTGGCACGGTGCGCAACTGTGCCGGCGGTGTGACACCGTGGGCGAGCTGGCTGACGTGCGAGGAAACGCTCAACGGTCCAGAGGATGGCAACGATCTGGCTCGCTACGAAAAGAACCACGGCTGGGTTTTTGAAGTGCCTGCCGATGGCACCGCTACGGCGGAGCCGATCAAAGACATGGGACGCTTTGTACACGAGGCGGTTGCCGTTGATCGAAAGACTGGATACGTCTATCTGACGGAAGACCAAAGTCACGCTGGTTTCTATCGTTTCCGCCCGCATCAGCCAGGCAAGCTCGCTGCCGGTGGGATTTTGGAGATCGCCGAAGTGGTGGGCCAAGAAGATCTGCAAGGTGGATTTCCTGATGGCTCGACGTTCCCCGTTCGTTGGCATCGGATTGCAAATCCAGCGTTGGAACGAACCAGCCCTGATTCCAAAGTTGAATCGGTCTTCGATCAAGGTAAGAAGCTCGGCGGCTCGACGTTTACTCGCTTGGAAGGCTGCTGGTACGGTAACGATCTGATCTACTTTGATGCCACCGACGGTGGTGCTGCCAAGGCCGGTCAGATCTGGCAATTCGATCCACAAAAGCAGACGGTAACGCTGCTCTACGAATCGCGCAGCAAGCGTATTCTCAACATGCCCGATAATCTATGCGTCAGCCCGTTGGGCGGATTGATTCTGTGCGAAGACAACGACTACGCCGGAGAAGATCCTCTTCCGCAGCGTATGTTGGCTTTGACGAAGGATGGCCGCTTGAGCAACTTCGCTGAGAATAACATTGTTCTCAATGGCGAACACAACGGCATCAAGGGTTCGTACGTCGACAAAGAGTGGGCTGGTTCTACGTTCAGCCCTGATGGTAAGT
- a CDS encoding DinB family protein, protein MADLLNQLLVHQYEAALSTLRHCVTECPEAAWQKPVANMTFDQVAFHTLFFTDVYLCLHPDQLKQQPYHQQNETLFRDYEEMEPRVQIQHYEKEAILHYLDFCHAKVNETLINESADDLAAACQFPRKSFSRAELHVYNVRHIQHHAAQLILWLRLDHQIDTPWFSSGWRD, encoded by the coding sequence ATGGCTGACTTGTTGAACCAACTGCTTGTCCATCAATACGAAGCCGCCCTAAGTACGCTGCGTCACTGCGTGACCGAGTGCCCCGAGGCGGCCTGGCAAAAACCAGTGGCGAACATGACGTTCGATCAAGTCGCGTTTCATACGTTGTTCTTCACCGACGTTTATCTTTGTTTGCACCCCGATCAACTCAAGCAGCAGCCGTATCATCAGCAGAACGAAACGCTGTTTCGCGACTACGAAGAGATGGAGCCTCGCGTTCAGATACAGCATTATGAAAAAGAAGCGATCCTCCATTATCTCGACTTTTGCCATGCCAAAGTGAACGAGACGTTGATCAACGAATCGGCCGACGATCTAGCTGCGGCGTGCCAGTTTCCGCGGAAGAGTTTTAGCCGAGCCGAACTTCACGTTTACAACGTGCGTCATATTCAGCACCACGCCGCGCAGCTGATATTGTGGCTTCGGCTAGATCATCAGATTGATACGCCCTGGTTCAGCAGCGGTTGGCGCGACTAG
- a CDS encoding sugar porter family MFS transporter: MLQRVVFWSITASLAGFLFGFDTVVISGAEKTIQDLWDLSEFQHGLALSAALWGTVIGSMVGFWPTDHFGRQKTLVSIGILYLVSAVWSALANDPYSFMLARWIGGLGVGISTVTSPLYISEISPPNNRGKLAGMFQFNIVFGILIAFLSNALIAQWFSSPGSAEEANNAWRWMLGVEAVPALIYSISCFFLPESPRWLIARKGEREEGIKILRQIMPDNSPGEVEAVADEIEIAAQQTSASGNLLQAKLRVPIVLAFLIAFFNQMSGINAVLFFAPRIFELTGLEKETALLTSVGIGVTNLIFTFIGLALIDRLGRRTLILIGSVGYILSLGMCSWGYYSGNVGIVPPCIFAFIAAHAVGQGAVIWVFISEIFPNRYRAGGQALGSFTHWFFAAALTLVFPTMVTTLPTSAVFAIFCGMMVLQLLWGIFLMPETKGVPLEEIERKLGIHE; encoded by the coding sequence ATGCTTCAACGAGTCGTCTTTTGGTCGATCACTGCTTCACTGGCTGGATTTCTTTTTGGGTTTGATACCGTCGTTATTTCTGGCGCCGAAAAAACCATTCAAGACCTGTGGGACCTCAGCGAATTCCAGCATGGCCTGGCATTAAGCGCCGCCCTGTGGGGAACCGTTATCGGCTCGATGGTCGGTTTTTGGCCGACCGACCATTTCGGACGCCAGAAAACGCTCGTTTCCATCGGGATTCTGTACCTCGTTTCGGCGGTCTGGTCAGCGTTGGCGAACGATCCCTATTCGTTCATGTTGGCTCGTTGGATTGGGGGACTCGGTGTCGGTATTTCGACGGTCACATCGCCTCTCTATATTTCAGAGATCTCACCTCCGAACAATCGCGGCAAGCTGGCCGGGATGTTTCAGTTCAATATTGTCTTTGGCATTCTCATCGCGTTTCTGTCGAATGCCTTGATCGCTCAATGGTTCTCCTCGCCTGGCTCAGCGGAAGAAGCCAACAACGCCTGGCGATGGATGTTAGGTGTCGAGGCTGTTCCCGCACTGATCTATTCGATTTCCTGTTTCTTCCTACCGGAAAGTCCTCGCTGGCTAATTGCTCGCAAAGGAGAACGGGAAGAAGGGATCAAGATCTTGCGTCAAATCATGCCTGACAATTCGCCGGGCGAAGTTGAAGCGGTAGCGGACGAAATCGAAATTGCGGCCCAACAAACGTCCGCGTCCGGCAATCTCCTGCAAGCGAAACTTCGTGTGCCGATCGTGCTGGCATTTCTGATCGCCTTCTTCAATCAAATGTCAGGCATCAACGCGGTTCTTTTCTTCGCCCCACGCATCTTCGAGCTAACCGGGCTCGAAAAAGAAACGGCCCTGCTGACTTCCGTCGGTATCGGAGTGACCAACTTAATTTTTACGTTTATTGGTTTAGCGTTGATCGATCGTCTCGGTCGACGAACACTCATCCTGATTGGTTCAGTTGGCTATATCCTTTCTTTGGGTATGTGCTCGTGGGGTTACTACAGTGGAAACGTCGGGATCGTGCCGCCCTGCATCTTTGCATTCATTGCCGCCCACGCCGTTGGGCAAGGAGCCGTCATCTGGGTCTTCATTTCAGAGATCTTCCCCAATCGCTATCGAGCTGGCGGTCAGGCCCTCGGCAGCTTTACGCATTGGTTCTTCGCCGCGGCACTGACCCTAGTGTTTCCGACCATGGTCACCACCCTTCCCACCTCGGCCGTGTTCGCAATCTTTTGCGGCATGATGGTCCTTCAACTGCTGTGGGGCATATTCCTAATGCCAGAAACGAAAGGCGTTCCGCTGGAGGAAATTGAACGCAAACTCGGCATTCACGAATGA